The following proteins are co-located in the Synechococcus sp. PROS-U-1 genome:
- the glyS gene encoding glycine--tRNA ligase subunit beta, with amino-acid sequence MTATFLLEIGTEELPADFVKQALDQLEQRVSRDLLEARLGHGVVSVFGTPRRLVVSVADLEDQQPDLQEDRKGPPVAQAFKDGLPGPAAIGFAKRCGVDPSALEQRETPKGPCVFATVLTPGQASADLLQGLIPQWIDALQGRRFMRWGTGAQRFSRPIRWLLALKGAEVIPVELDGADPKVRSDRYSRAHRLHGDQPLSITTADEFGETLAAAGVVVDRAERAKRIRTSLDQSAKAANGTPDCPESLFEELVDLVEDPRILEGTIAERFLQLPPEVISTVMQAHQRYVPLQVPGLEADPLRLTAEAVLRPQFLLVGNGLAPASSLIVRGNERVLGARLADAEFFLDVDRRQSSASRREALDRVTFAEGLGSLLDRSERIERLTGLLLKQLGLDPSVADAAQRAAHFCKNDLVSQMVGEFPELQGLMGGKYLLEEGEPRDVALAVVEHYLPRGAGDALPATLAGAVVALAERLELLLSIFAKGERPTGSSDPYALRRAGNGVVQILWGMAWRLDLMAFLNNAVAEWAALFPAFGVDSSQLHNDLCQLMRQRIVSQLEDDGFAPDLVQAVAGDAVSSQRLLSDPLDVKQRIQLLRDLRDSGQLDAVQAVVQRAAKLAEKGDLARDQLVAGDVVQPDRFESASEKDLFAALEQLQPLAQQRSYQSLADALVAATPALQAFFDGDTSVMVMVENPDLRLNRLNLLAVLRNQASVLAEFESIQSK; translated from the coding sequence GTGACGGCAACCTTTCTTCTGGAAATCGGTACCGAGGAGCTTCCCGCCGATTTCGTCAAGCAAGCGCTTGACCAGCTTGAGCAGCGTGTGAGTCGCGATTTGCTTGAGGCAAGGCTCGGCCATGGGGTGGTGTCGGTGTTCGGCACCCCTCGGCGCCTGGTGGTCTCCGTTGCTGATCTGGAAGACCAGCAACCCGACCTTCAGGAAGACCGCAAAGGCCCCCCCGTGGCCCAGGCTTTCAAGGACGGCCTCCCCGGGCCTGCGGCGATTGGCTTCGCCAAGCGTTGCGGTGTTGATCCCTCAGCGCTGGAGCAGCGAGAGACCCCAAAGGGCCCCTGCGTCTTCGCAACGGTGTTGACCCCTGGCCAAGCCAGTGCTGATCTGCTCCAGGGTCTGATCCCCCAGTGGATCGATGCCCTTCAGGGGCGGCGGTTCATGCGCTGGGGGACTGGGGCGCAGCGCTTCAGTCGTCCCATCCGTTGGTTGCTTGCCCTCAAGGGGGCCGAGGTCATTCCCGTGGAGCTGGATGGTGCGGACCCCAAGGTTCGCAGCGATCGGTACAGCCGTGCGCACCGGCTCCATGGTGACCAGCCGCTCTCCATCACAACGGCGGATGAGTTCGGTGAGACCCTCGCCGCCGCAGGCGTTGTTGTCGATCGTGCGGAGCGGGCCAAACGGATTCGTACCAGCCTTGACCAGTCGGCGAAGGCCGCCAACGGAACACCCGACTGTCCGGAGTCTCTATTCGAGGAACTGGTGGACCTTGTCGAGGATCCCAGGATCCTTGAGGGGACCATTGCTGAGCGCTTCCTGCAGCTTCCCCCGGAGGTGATCAGCACCGTCATGCAGGCCCATCAGCGTTATGTGCCACTGCAGGTGCCTGGCCTGGAGGCTGACCCGCTCCGACTCACTGCTGAGGCTGTGCTTCGGCCCCAGTTCCTTTTGGTGGGCAATGGCCTGGCCCCGGCGTCTTCGCTAATCGTTCGTGGCAATGAACGCGTGCTTGGAGCGCGCCTGGCGGATGCCGAATTTTTCCTGGACGTTGACCGACGTCAGTCCAGCGCATCTCGGCGTGAAGCCCTTGATCGAGTCACCTTCGCTGAAGGGCTGGGCAGTCTTCTCGACCGCTCCGAGCGGATCGAGCGGCTGACGGGGCTGCTGTTGAAGCAACTCGGTCTTGATCCGAGCGTGGCGGATGCGGCCCAGCGTGCCGCTCATTTCTGCAAGAACGATCTGGTCAGCCAGATGGTGGGCGAGTTCCCTGAACTTCAGGGCCTGATGGGGGGCAAATACCTTCTGGAGGAGGGAGAGCCCCGCGATGTCGCTCTCGCTGTGGTGGAGCACTATCTGCCCCGGGGAGCCGGTGATGCCCTGCCCGCAACCCTCGCGGGAGCAGTTGTGGCCTTGGCGGAACGGCTCGAGCTGCTGCTCAGCATCTTTGCCAAGGGAGAGCGGCCGACAGGATCCTCCGACCCCTATGCCCTTCGGCGGGCTGGCAATGGTGTTGTGCAGATTCTCTGGGGCATGGCTTGGCGCCTTGACCTCATGGCTTTCCTGAACAATGCCGTGGCGGAGTGGGCTGCCCTGTTCCCTGCCTTTGGGGTGGACTCCAGCCAATTGCACAACGACCTCTGTCAGCTGATGCGGCAGCGGATCGTGTCTCAACTGGAAGACGACGGCTTTGCTCCCGATCTGGTGCAGGCTGTTGCTGGTGATGCCGTCTCCAGCCAGCGTCTGCTCAGTGATCCCCTGGATGTGAAACAACGGATTCAGCTGTTGCGTGACCTTCGGGACAGCGGTCAGCTGGATGCCGTCCAGGCGGTGGTGCAACGGGCAGCCAAGCTTGCTGAAAAAGGTGATCTGGCGCGGGATCAGCTTGTGGCCGGCGATGTGGTTCAGCCCGATCGATTCGAGTCAGCCAGTGAGAAGGATCTGTTCGCAGCTCTGGAGCAGCTGCAGCCACTGGCTCAGCAGCGGTCGTATCAATCCCTCGCCGATGCGCTTGTCGCGGCAACCCCGGCTCTTCAGGCCTTCTTTGACGGTGACACCAGTGTGATGGTGATGGTCGAAAACCCCGACTTGCGGCTCAATCGCCTCAATCTGTTGGCCGTTCTGCGGAATCAGGCTTCGGTGTTGGCTGAATTTGAATCGATTCAATCCAAATGA
- the chlP gene encoding geranylgeranyl reductase has protein sequence MLRVAVIGGGPSGSCAAEILAKAGIQTWLFERKLDNAKPCGGAIPLCMVEEFDLPDEIIDRKVRNMKMISPSNREVDIKLDPLGYDENAYIGMCRREVFDAFLRNRAADLGTTLINGLVQKIDTGTNRQGPYTIHYADYSGGGPTGEQKTLAVDLIIGADGANSRVAKAMDAGDYNVAIAFQERIKLPAEEMTYYEDLAEMYVGTDVSPDFYAWVFPKYDHVAVGTGTMQQNQSLIKGLQKGIRERANKRLFQGEVIKVEAHPIPEHPRPRRVVGRMALVGDAAGYVTKSSGEGIYFAAKSGRMCAEAIVEISNSGASIPTEKQIKSTYIKRWDRKYGATYAVLDILQRIFYRNDAAREAFVEMCDDKDVQKLTFDSYLYKRVVMMNPWQQIKLTLRTLGSLIRGEALAPSKYDPVPSAVGRSDGDFLAEEAAQQIKAQATDPKGSNSKETESKEKAGVS, from the coding sequence ATGTTGCGAGTTGCGGTGATCGGCGGTGGCCCCAGTGGCTCCTGTGCTGCGGAGATCCTTGCCAAGGCAGGAATTCAGACTTGGCTGTTCGAGCGCAAACTCGATAACGCCAAACCCTGCGGTGGGGCTATACCGCTCTGCATGGTCGAAGAATTCGACCTGCCAGACGAGATTATTGACCGCAAGGTTCGCAACATGAAGATGATCTCCCCTTCCAACAGGGAGGTGGACATCAAGCTCGATCCCCTCGGCTACGACGAGAACGCCTACATCGGCATGTGCCGTCGCGAGGTCTTCGACGCCTTCCTTCGCAACAGAGCTGCTGATCTGGGCACCACCCTGATTAATGGTCTTGTTCAGAAAATCGACACCGGCACCAACCGTCAGGGGCCCTACACCATCCATTACGCCGATTACAGCGGTGGTGGCCCCACCGGCGAGCAGAAGACCCTCGCGGTTGATCTGATCATTGGTGCCGATGGCGCCAATTCCCGGGTGGCGAAAGCCATGGATGCCGGTGATTACAACGTTGCCATCGCCTTCCAGGAGCGGATCAAGCTCCCCGCCGAAGAGATGACCTACTACGAGGATCTCGCGGAGATGTATGTCGGGACCGATGTGTCCCCTGATTTCTATGCCTGGGTGTTTCCCAAATACGACCATGTGGCCGTAGGCACCGGAACCATGCAGCAGAACCAAAGCCTGATCAAGGGTCTGCAAAAGGGCATCCGCGAGCGGGCCAACAAGCGTCTGTTCCAGGGAGAGGTGATCAAGGTGGAAGCCCACCCCATTCCTGAGCATCCCCGCCCGCGACGGGTTGTAGGCCGCATGGCCCTGGTGGGCGACGCAGCGGGCTACGTCACCAAGAGTTCAGGGGAAGGGATTTATTTCGCTGCCAAGAGCGGCCGGATGTGTGCCGAGGCGATCGTGGAAATCTCCAACAGCGGTGCATCCATCCCAACGGAAAAGCAGATCAAGTCGACCTACATCAAGCGCTGGGACCGCAAGTACGGCGCCACCTACGCGGTGCTCGACATCCTGCAGCGGATCTTCTACCGCAACGATGCCGCCCGGGAAGCCTTCGTCGAGATGTGCGACGACAAGGACGTACAAAAGCTGACCTTCGATAGCTATTTGTACAAACGGGTGGTGATGATGAACCCCTGGCAGCAGATCAAGCTCACCCTTCGCACCCTGGGCAGCCTGATTCGCGGAGAGGCCCTGGCTCCGTCCAAATACGACCCTGTGCCTTCTGCCGTTGGTCGTTCGGACGGTGATTTCCTCGCCGAGGAAGCTGCACAGCAGATCAAGGCTCAAGCCACCGATCCGAAAGGATCCAATTCGAAGGAGACCGAGTCGAAGGAAAAGGCCGGCGTCTCCTGA
- a CDS encoding M15 family metallopeptidase: protein MARASSARRTEREDIPVARRTRPPRQRKGNGTAGLLFGLVLVCAGTLVVLLVAPTLFSRRQPTQTLEISGFRERPDADGRLLGHFPYSEAQADQLIVFQPGIELNLEAADALDTMMRSASADGVDLRLLSGFRSLDLQESIFFDVASERNQTAEERAQVSAPPGYSEHSTGYAVDLGDGRAPETNLSQSFQDTDAFRWLQDHAARYHFVLSFPEGNQQGVMYEPWHWRYEGNADALRLFEAARRFSRRDP from the coding sequence TTGGCTCGGGCCTCCTCTGCGCGACGCACCGAGCGGGAGGATATTCCGGTCGCCCGTCGGACACGACCGCCGCGGCAACGGAAGGGAAATGGCACTGCTGGTCTGCTGTTCGGACTTGTTCTTGTCTGCGCTGGAACCCTTGTGGTGTTGCTGGTTGCTCCCACCCTGTTCTCGCGTCGCCAACCCACGCAGACATTGGAGATTTCAGGCTTTCGTGAACGTCCTGATGCGGATGGCCGGCTTCTGGGTCACTTCCCCTACAGCGAAGCGCAAGCCGATCAACTCATCGTGTTCCAACCGGGAATTGAGCTGAATCTGGAGGCAGCCGATGCTCTCGACACGATGATGCGATCCGCCTCGGCTGATGGTGTTGATCTCCGATTGCTCAGCGGGTTTCGCTCCCTGGACCTTCAGGAATCCATTTTCTTCGATGTGGCTTCGGAACGGAACCAGACAGCTGAGGAACGCGCCCAAGTGTCGGCTCCACCGGGCTATTCCGAACACAGCACTGGCTATGCCGTTGATCTTGGCGATGGCCGCGCTCCTGAAACCAACCTCTCCCAGAGCTTTCAAGACACCGACGCCTTTCGCTGGCTGCAAGACCATGCCGCTCGTTATCACTTTGTTCTGTCTTTTCCGGAGGGAAACCAGCAGGGTGTGATGTACGAACCCTGGCACTGGCGCTATGAGGGAAATGCAGATGCACTGCGCCTCTTCGAGGCGGCCCGTCGGTTTTCCAGGCGCGATCCTTGA
- a CDS encoding U32 family peptidase, translating into MNVPELLSPAGDWASMRAAVASGADAVYFGVDAFNARQRAENFRLNDLPEVVQWLHQRDVKGFLTFNVLVFSDELEAAAQLLIAADEAGVDAVIVQDVGLCRLAQRLVPHLCVHGSTQMSITSAAGVAQAAALGCQRVVLARELALHDLERLTKQLGQRNLVMPLEVFVHGALCVAYSGQCLTSESLGQRSANRGECAQACRLPYEMVVDGEPHALEDQRYLLSPQDLAAWELLPELQRIGVASLKIEGRLKDAAYVAAVTDAYRQRLDQTPASSSQVQPQIQRQLELAFSRGLSTGWLEGVNHRRLVHGRWSKKRGPLLGQLLRVERGGWLHLRSREQLHPGQGLVLEELSSDPLQPPREIGGRIMVCERMGAERWKLRLGPDRVDVAGLSSGASVWLTSDPDWQSRWQRAARRTVEARPRDLALRVSGRLDAPLQLHVLAPQGVDLKLTSTMPLQTAAQRPLDRGRLQEQLGRLGGTGWSLQRLEIQLQGDLFLPVAELNRMRRALLELLEASLDTTTESGLVPAAFERADAQELLARMCPQPPDPHSETAPGLVVLVRSLEQLQTLVNLSDEGLPVQSVVADLEQPRELREAVAMGRGCWPDGLWLAGARITRPDERWSLEPLVRARPDGFLVRNADQLEVLTPLAPCIGDFSLNTANPLSFHWYRDHWKLQRLTASYDLNLQQLLDLAAAVDPALLEVTLHQHMPLFHMEHCLFCAFLSDGKDHTDCGRPCETHHVTLKDRSGVEHPLRADLGCRNTLFNGTAQSGVEALPSLLRAGVRRIRLELLDEDANATRRRVGLYAEALAGRMATQDVWSQERIHHQLGVTRGSLRIKGPERTSRISR; encoded by the coding sequence TTGAACGTCCCTGAGCTGCTGTCTCCCGCCGGTGACTGGGCTTCGATGCGGGCGGCCGTCGCCTCCGGTGCCGATGCGGTGTACTTCGGCGTTGATGCCTTTAACGCGCGGCAGCGGGCGGAAAATTTCAGGCTCAATGATCTGCCTGAGGTCGTCCAGTGGTTGCATCAGCGCGATGTGAAGGGTTTCCTCACCTTCAACGTGTTGGTCTTTAGCGATGAACTGGAAGCGGCCGCGCAGTTGCTGATCGCTGCAGACGAGGCGGGTGTGGATGCGGTCATCGTCCAGGACGTGGGGCTCTGTCGTTTAGCCCAGCGGCTGGTGCCCCATCTCTGTGTGCATGGCTCCACCCAGATGTCGATCACGAGTGCAGCCGGCGTTGCCCAGGCTGCGGCGCTTGGTTGTCAGCGGGTGGTGCTGGCGCGTGAGCTGGCCCTCCACGACCTTGAGCGTCTGACGAAGCAACTGGGTCAGCGGAACCTTGTGATGCCGTTGGAGGTTTTCGTTCATGGAGCTCTTTGCGTCGCCTATTCCGGCCAGTGTTTGACCAGTGAATCCCTCGGCCAACGCAGTGCAAATCGAGGTGAATGTGCCCAGGCCTGTCGCCTCCCTTACGAAATGGTGGTCGATGGTGAACCTCACGCTCTTGAGGATCAGCGTTATCTGCTCTCTCCCCAGGATCTTGCGGCCTGGGAGCTGCTGCCGGAGTTGCAGCGGATCGGCGTGGCCAGCTTGAAAATTGAGGGTCGTCTCAAGGACGCGGCCTATGTGGCTGCGGTCACCGACGCCTATCGACAACGCCTAGATCAGACTCCCGCTTCGTCGTCGCAGGTTCAGCCGCAGATTCAGCGGCAGCTCGAGCTGGCCTTCTCGCGTGGTTTGTCCACCGGATGGCTGGAGGGGGTCAACCATCGCCGCCTGGTGCATGGCCGCTGGAGCAAAAAGCGGGGACCACTGCTGGGGCAGCTGTTGCGGGTTGAGCGGGGTGGTTGGTTGCATCTGCGCAGCCGAGAGCAGCTGCATCCCGGTCAGGGCCTGGTGCTGGAAGAGCTCTCGTCCGATCCTCTGCAGCCACCACGGGAAATCGGTGGCCGGATCATGGTGTGTGAACGGATGGGTGCCGAGCGTTGGAAGCTGCGGCTGGGTCCGGATCGCGTGGATGTGGCTGGTTTGAGCTCGGGAGCTTCTGTCTGGCTCACCAGTGATCCCGATTGGCAGTCCCGTTGGCAGCGTGCTGCCCGCCGAACCGTCGAGGCGCGGCCCCGGGATCTGGCGCTGCGGGTGTCCGGTCGGTTGGATGCACCGCTGCAGCTGCACGTGCTGGCGCCGCAGGGCGTGGATCTGAAGCTCACCAGCACCATGCCGTTGCAGACAGCTGCCCAGCGCCCTCTCGACCGTGGACGCCTCCAGGAGCAACTGGGACGGCTTGGGGGAACCGGATGGTCGCTTCAGCGTCTGGAGATTCAGTTGCAGGGAGATCTTTTTCTGCCTGTGGCGGAGCTGAACCGCATGCGCAGGGCCTTGCTTGAGCTCTTGGAGGCTTCGCTGGACACCACAACAGAGTCTGGCCTCGTACCAGCTGCTTTCGAACGGGCGGATGCCCAAGAGCTGCTGGCCCGAATGTGCCCCCAACCTCCCGACCCGCACAGCGAAACGGCTCCGGGTCTGGTTGTTCTGGTGCGCAGTCTTGAGCAGTTGCAGACACTGGTGAATCTCTCTGATGAGGGTCTGCCGGTTCAATCGGTGGTTGCGGACCTTGAACAGCCCCGCGAGCTGCGGGAAGCGGTGGCGATGGGGCGAGGCTGCTGGCCGGATGGGCTCTGGTTGGCCGGTGCACGGATCACACGGCCCGACGAACGCTGGAGCCTTGAGCCTCTGGTTCGCGCACGGCCTGACGGGTTTTTGGTGCGGAATGCCGATCAACTGGAGGTGTTGACCCCCCTGGCCCCCTGCATTGGCGATTTTTCCCTGAATACCGCCAATCCCCTGAGTTTTCATTGGTACCGAGACCACTGGAAGCTGCAGCGGCTCACAGCCAGTTACGACCTCAACCTTCAGCAACTTTTGGATCTAGCGGCTGCTGTTGATCCAGCTCTGCTGGAGGTCACCTTGCATCAGCACATGCCCCTGTTTCACATGGAGCATTGCCTGTTCTGTGCGTTTCTGTCCGACGGAAAGGACCACACCGACTGCGGTCGTCCCTGTGAGACCCACCACGTGACCCTGAAGGATCGCAGCGGAGTGGAACATCCCCTCCGTGCCGATCTGGGCTGTCGCAACACGCTTTTCAATGGCACGGCGCAATCCGGCGTGGAGGCGCTGCCGTCTCTGCTGCGGGCAGGTGTGCGCAGGATTCGGCTTGAGCTTCTCGACGAGGATGCCAATGCCACGCGCCGACGTGTAGGCCTCTACGCCGAGGCCCTGGCGGGTCGGATGGCCACCCAGGACGTCTGGTCCCAGGAGCGGATCCACCATCAGCTCGGCGTCACCCGCGGCAGCCTGCGGATCAAGGGTCCTGAGCGCACCAGTCGAATCTCACGTTGA
- the typA gene encoding translational GTPase TypA, whose amino-acid sequence MSANSKAIRNIAIIAHVDHGKTTLVDSLLAQSGIFRDNEAVPTCVMDSNDLERERGITILSKNTAVTYNETRINIVDTPGHADFGGEVERVLGMVDGCLLIVDANEGPMPQTRFVLKKALEQGLRPIVFVNKIDRARVDPETAVDKVLDLFIELGADDDQCDFPYLFGSGLGGFAKPDMKTDSDNMRPLFDAILRHVPPPVGDPEKPLQLQITTLDYSDFLGRIIIGRVHNGKIKQGQSAALIKDDGSVKKGRISKLLGFEGLQRVEIEEASAGDLVAVAGFDDVNIGETIACPDEPTALPLIKVDEPTLQMTFVVNDSPFAGKEGKFVTSRQVRDRLQRELLTNVALRVEDTDSPDRFSVSGRGELHLGILIETMRREGYEFQVSQPQVIYRTIDGTPCEPVETLVMDVPEPAVGSCIEKLGTRKGEMQNMETSADGRTQLEFIVPSRGLIGFRGEFIRATRGEGIMSHSFYEYRPMMGEFDTRRNGVLIAFEEGTATFYALKNAEDRGQFFISPGTKVYKGMIIGEYNRPQDLEINVCKTKQLTNMRSAGAEELDTLQAPVQMTLERALEYIGPDEMLEVTPESIRLRKLPGKKPAKAKR is encoded by the coding sequence ATGAGCGCCAACAGCAAGGCGATCCGCAACATCGCGATCATCGCCCACGTTGACCACGGCAAGACGACTCTGGTCGACTCGCTGTTGGCGCAGTCAGGGATTTTCCGCGACAACGAAGCGGTGCCCACCTGTGTGATGGACTCCAACGATCTGGAGCGTGAGCGAGGTATCACGATCCTGTCGAAAAACACCGCGGTCACCTACAACGAGACCCGGATCAACATCGTTGACACCCCAGGCCACGCTGACTTCGGCGGCGAGGTGGAGCGGGTGCTTGGGATGGTGGACGGTTGTCTGTTGATCGTCGACGCCAACGAGGGGCCCATGCCCCAGACCCGCTTTGTGCTGAAGAAGGCCCTCGAGCAAGGGCTTCGTCCGATTGTGTTCGTCAACAAGATCGACCGTGCACGGGTGGATCCAGAGACCGCCGTCGACAAGGTGCTCGATCTGTTCATCGAACTGGGCGCTGACGACGATCAATGCGATTTCCCCTATTTGTTCGGCAGTGGTCTCGGAGGCTTCGCGAAGCCGGACATGAAGACCGACAGCGACAACATGCGCCCGCTGTTCGACGCCATCCTGCGCCACGTTCCGCCTCCGGTTGGTGACCCCGAGAAGCCTCTCCAGCTGCAAATCACCACGCTTGATTATTCCGACTTTCTCGGCCGGATCATCATTGGTCGGGTTCACAACGGAAAAATCAAACAAGGTCAGAGCGCTGCTCTGATCAAGGACGACGGCTCCGTGAAGAAGGGCCGTATCAGCAAGCTGCTGGGCTTCGAAGGCCTCCAGCGTGTCGAGATTGAAGAGGCCTCCGCCGGAGACCTGGTGGCCGTGGCTGGTTTTGACGACGTCAATATCGGCGAAACGATCGCCTGCCCGGATGAACCCACGGCTCTGCCGCTGATCAAGGTGGATGAGCCCACCTTGCAGATGACCTTCGTCGTCAACGATTCCCCGTTTGCAGGCAAGGAAGGCAAGTTCGTCACCAGCCGTCAGGTGCGTGACCGCTTGCAGCGTGAGTTGCTCACCAATGTGGCCCTGCGTGTCGAAGACACCGATTCACCGGACCGTTTCTCCGTGAGTGGTCGCGGCGAGCTCCACCTCGGCATCCTGATCGAGACCATGCGTCGTGAGGGCTATGAGTTCCAGGTGTCTCAGCCTCAGGTGATTTACCGCACCATCGATGGCACCCCCTGTGAGCCGGTGGAAACCCTGGTGATGGATGTTCCTGAACCCGCGGTTGGAAGCTGCATCGAAAAACTGGGCACCCGCAAGGGCGAAATGCAGAACATGGAAACCAGCGCCGATGGCCGCACCCAGCTGGAATTCATCGTTCCCTCCCGTGGTCTGATTGGTTTCCGTGGTGAATTCATTCGGGCCACCCGTGGCGAAGGAATCATGAGCCATTCCTTCTACGAATACCGCCCGATGATGGGTGAATTCGACACCCGTCGGAACGGTGTTTTGATTGCTTTTGAAGAGGGCACAGCCACCTTCTATGCCTTGAAGAACGCCGAGGATCGTGGCCAGTTCTTCATCAGCCCCGGCACAAAGGTCTACAAGGGAATGATCATCGGTGAATACAACCGACCTCAGGATCTTGAGATCAACGTCTGCAAGACCAAGCAGCTCACCAACATGCGCTCTGCCGGTGCTGAGGAACTGGACACGCTGCAAGCGCCGGTTCAGATGACCCTGGAACGGGCTCTGGAATACATCGGACCCGATGAGATGCTCGAAGTGACACCTGAATCGATTCGTCTGCGCAAGCTTCCCGGCAAGAAGCCTGCGAAGGCCAAGCGCTGA
- a CDS encoding DUF309 domain-containing protein — protein sequence MPQSDPRFQQGIELFNAGEWYAAHDLFEELWHETADPERRSLQGILQVAVAQLHLQRGNRRGATILFGEALGRLKRPGTPDLGLNLEALCRATRQRLEALQQDGDPESCTVPVLQLQR from the coding sequence ATGCCCCAGTCGGATCCCCGCTTTCAGCAGGGCATCGAGCTCTTCAATGCCGGTGAGTGGTATGCCGCCCACGATCTGTTTGAGGAGCTCTGGCATGAAACGGCTGACCCGGAGCGGCGCAGCCTGCAGGGGATCCTGCAGGTCGCTGTGGCGCAGTTGCATCTGCAGCGAGGCAACCGGCGCGGCGCAACCATCCTTTTCGGTGAAGCCCTAGGTCGTCTGAAACGACCGGGAACGCCTGACCTGGGCCTGAACCTTGAGGCGTTGTGCCGTGCGACGCGACAACGTCTTGAAGCGCTTCAGCAGGATGGGGATCCCGAGTCATGCACTGTCCCTGTTCTGCAGTTGCAGCGCTGA
- a CDS encoding LptA/OstA family protein has product MLRSGGLLLFLPLLAAFCSLFPAQAQQAAEAGVITIESDLQSADNNTGVITASGNVRLVHADRGLVATSRQAQYFTEEDRIVLSGDVDVIQADGNLLRADRFTYLLEDGRAIARPLPGQQVFSQWSLQPSQPVLDEAPETTPVVP; this is encoded by the coding sequence ATGCTCCGTTCAGGGGGCCTTCTTCTGTTTCTGCCTCTTCTGGCCGCATTTTGCTCACTGTTCCCTGCACAGGCCCAGCAAGCTGCCGAAGCAGGTGTGATCACGATCGAATCTGATCTTCAATCCGCCGATAACAACACGGGTGTGATCACCGCCAGCGGCAATGTTCGCTTGGTGCATGCCGATCGCGGCCTGGTGGCCACGAGTCGTCAGGCCCAGTACTTCACGGAAGAAGATCGGATTGTGCTGAGTGGTGATGTGGATGTGATCCAGGCCGACGGCAACCTGCTCCGTGCTGATCGCTTTACCTATCTGCTGGAGGATGGACGGGCCATCGCCCGTCCCCTCCCCGGCCAGCAGGTGTTCAGTCAATGGTCGCTTCAACCCAGCCAGCCAGTGCTGGATGAAGCTCCAGAGACAACCCCGGTGGTCCCATGA
- the lptB gene encoding LPS export ABC transporter ATP-binding protein, producing MTLELSNVSITLGGRQLVKGLDLELSPGEVVGLLGPNGAGKTTTFNLVIGLLSPDQGDVIVNGQRVTDLPMPERARLGVGYLPQEASVFRHLTVRENLDIALEQTDLSAEQRRDRRQQLIEDFHLTAFMNRRGFQLSGGERRRCEVARALASGANGPTYLLLDEPFAGVDPLAVADLQLLIEGLRSRGMGILITDHNVRETLATTDRAYILNDGAVLAAGCSDEVAADPQVRRYYLGEGFQL from the coding sequence ATGACCCTGGAACTATCGAATGTTTCCATCACGCTGGGTGGGCGTCAGCTGGTGAAGGGCTTGGATCTGGAGCTCTCCCCAGGCGAGGTCGTGGGGCTGCTCGGACCGAATGGAGCCGGTAAAACCACCACCTTCAATCTGGTGATCGGTCTACTTTCGCCTGATCAGGGCGACGTCATCGTTAACGGACAGCGGGTCACCGACCTTCCCATGCCGGAGAGGGCCCGTCTTGGTGTGGGGTATCTCCCGCAGGAGGCCAGTGTTTTTCGCCATCTCACGGTGCGTGAAAATCTGGACATCGCCCTTGAACAAACCGATCTCAGTGCGGAACAACGCCGGGATCGGCGCCAGCAGCTGATTGAAGACTTTCACCTCACCGCGTTCATGAACCGCCGTGGCTTCCAACTCTCCGGGGGTGAACGTCGCCGTTGTGAGGTGGCCCGGGCGCTTGCTTCTGGTGCGAATGGTCCGACATATCTGCTTTTGGATGAACCCTTTGCCGGCGTCGATCCCCTGGCGGTGGCGGATCTTCAGTTGTTGATTGAGGGCCTTCGTTCACGGGGAATGGGCATCCTGATTACCGATCACAACGTGCGCGAAACGTTGGCCACCACAGATCGCGCTTACATCCTCAACGATGGTGCGGTGTTGGCTGCCGGATGCTCCGATGAGGTCGCGGCTGATCCCCAGGTACGTCGTTACTACCTCGGGGAGGGATTCCAGCTGTGA